Proteins encoded within one genomic window of Parolsenella massiliensis:
- a CDS encoding ATP-binding protein: MLRRKAETALENWFQTRGARALLVTGARQVGKTYLVREFARAHWDNVVEINFYENVEARRAVETATNSRELFMRLTAYADAPMAPGKTVIFLDEVQECKEVVTAIKFLMERHDFDYILSGSMLGVELKGIASAPVGYLNTVKMHPLDFEEYCWANGLDESIIGELRRCYDEKSPVDEFVHSRAMTLFHRYLISGGMPEPVKAFVASDDVTRVRAAQEAIVSQYRWDISKYAGSRARVVRRIFDLMPSEISQQDKRFVVRDVEGDSHFDRYDNDFMWLSDANVALPTYNVSEPRYPLATSMQAPRFKLFSSDVGILTYQCGMDVVRGVLGDRPDVNFGALYENAVAQELGAHGHGLYYYKNRKIGELDFLVQDAANCRVVPIEVKSGKGYRRHSALDNALAEPSWGIEHAYILHDGNVEVDGRCAYLPVYMAAFL; the protein is encoded by the coding sequence ATGCTCAGACGTAAGGCCGAGACGGCTCTAGAGAATTGGTTTCAGACGCGCGGCGCGCGCGCTCTGCTCGTAACGGGAGCTCGTCAGGTTGGCAAGACGTACCTTGTTCGCGAGTTTGCTCGCGCCCATTGGGATAATGTTGTCGAGATCAACTTCTATGAGAACGTCGAAGCGCGCAGAGCCGTTGAGACGGCAACGAACTCTCGCGAGCTCTTCATGCGCTTGACCGCCTATGCCGACGCTCCGATGGCCCCTGGCAAGACGGTCATCTTTCTTGACGAGGTTCAAGAGTGCAAGGAGGTGGTCACGGCCATCAAGTTCCTTATGGAACGCCATGACTTTGACTACATCCTTTCGGGCTCCATGCTGGGTGTTGAGCTCAAAGGCATTGCATCTGCGCCGGTTGGCTACCTCAACACTGTGAAGATGCATCCGCTCGACTTTGAGGAGTACTGCTGGGCAAACGGGTTGGACGAGTCAATCATCGGCGAGCTCAGGCGTTGCTATGACGAGAAGTCCCCAGTAGATGAGTTCGTGCACTCACGGGCCATGACCCTGTTTCACCGATATCTCATTAGCGGTGGCATGCCCGAGCCTGTCAAGGCGTTTGTCGCGTCAGACGACGTCACTCGCGTTCGAGCCGCTCAGGAGGCAATCGTCTCACAGTATCGCTGGGACATCAGCAAATATGCCGGGAGCAGGGCACGCGTGGTCCGACGCATCTTTGACTTGATGCCGAGTGAGATCAGCCAGCAGGATAAGCGCTTCGTGGTTCGAGATGTCGAGGGAGACTCTCACTTTGACCGGTACGACAATGATTTCATGTGGTTGAGCGATGCTAACGTCGCTCTTCCGACCTACAACGTGTCCGAACCGCGTTATCCGCTGGCGACGAGCATGCAGGCTCCAAGGTTCAAGCTGTTTAGCTCTGATGTTGGAATTCTTACCTACCAGTGCGGCATGGATGTCGTGCGAGGTGTCCTTGGAGATCGGCCTGATGTTAACTTTGGTGCGTTGTATGAGAACGCCGTTGCCCAGGAGCTTGGCGCCCATGGACACGGTTTGTACTACTACAAGAATCGAAAGATAGGGGAGCTCGACTTTCTGGTGCAGGATGCAGCCAACTGCCGCGTTGTTCCCATTGAGGTGAAATCTGGGAAGGGCTATCGGCGTCACAGTGCGCTCGACAATGCTCTCGCCGAGCCTAGCTGGGGCATCGAGCATGCCTATATCCTCCACGACGGCAACGTTGAGGTCGATGGCCGATGTGCCTATCTCCCCGTCTACATGGCGGCATTTCTGTAA
- the hypB gene encoding hydrogenase nickel incorporation protein HypB: protein MEDAEKAATERAVRVIEVKQSVFASNDRAADALRDELRARKTFLLNLMSSPGSGKTTTLKRTVEALGHELSIGVMEADIDSDVDAHAMTEAGVTSVQLHTGGMCHLDAAMCAQGLAELDRAAADAGVDHIDLAVLENVGNLVCPAEFDTGASVNVAILSVPEGDDKPLKYPLMFEVTDVVLVNKMDVAPYFDFDLAACEKNVHLRNPGALVLPMSAKTGEGVDAWATWLREAVAAWKAGTFEKRTPKNSAAPHYPGE from the coding sequence ATGGAGGATGCCGAGAAGGCCGCGACCGAGCGCGCCGTTCGCGTCATCGAGGTCAAGCAGAGCGTGTTCGCGAGCAACGACCGCGCGGCGGACGCTCTCCGCGACGAGCTCCGTGCTCGCAAGACTTTCCTGCTCAACTTGATGAGTAGTCCGGGGTCGGGCAAGACCACGACGCTCAAGCGCACGGTCGAGGCGCTTGGCCACGAGCTGTCCATCGGCGTCATGGAGGCCGACATCGACTCGGACGTCGACGCCCACGCCATGACCGAGGCCGGCGTCACGAGCGTACAGCTGCACACGGGCGGCATGTGCCACCTGGACGCCGCGATGTGCGCCCAGGGCCTGGCCGAGCTCGACCGCGCGGCCGCAGACGCCGGCGTGGACCACATCGACCTGGCCGTTCTCGAGAACGTGGGCAACCTCGTGTGCCCGGCCGAGTTCGACACGGGCGCGAGCGTGAACGTGGCGATCCTCTCCGTGCCCGAGGGAGACGACAAGCCGCTCAAGTACCCGCTGATGTTCGAGGTCACGGACGTGGTCCTCGTCAACAAGATGGACGTGGCGCCCTACTTCGACTTCGACCTTGCGGCGTGCGAGAAAAACGTCCACCTGCGCAACCCCGGCGCGCTCGTGCTGCCCATGAGCGCCAAGACCGGCGAGGGCGTCGATGCCTGGGCGACGTGGCTGCGCGAGGCCGTGGCCGCCTGGAAGGCCGGCACGTTCGAGAAGCGCACGCCCAAGAACAGCGCCGCGCCCCACTATCCGGGCGAGTAG
- a CDS encoding HAD family hydrolase produces the protein MYQTVIFDLDGTLLDTLEDLHLTLNHTLAALGMPERTFAETRAFVGNGIRRLIERAVPAGTDEATIAAANDEFDHHYARHCNDHTRPYPGICELVAHLREKGVRVAVVSNKTQYAVDELVGIHFPGAFDAVVGVRPGVAKKPARDMVDVAIAEMGGTAGEAAVYVGDSEVDVATAAAAGLPCLSVSWGFRTPEQLREAGASAICATAAELAVTLEDGVKLSPVSPSR, from the coding sequence TTGTACCAAACCGTGATCTTCGACCTGGACGGCACGCTGCTCGACACGCTCGAGGACCTGCACCTCACGCTCAACCACACGCTCGCCGCACTCGGCATGCCCGAGCGCACGTTTGCCGAGACCCGCGCGTTCGTGGGCAACGGCATCCGCCGCCTCATCGAGCGGGCCGTCCCCGCAGGTACCGACGAGGCCACGATCGCCGCCGCCAACGACGAGTTCGACCACCACTACGCCCGCCACTGCAACGACCACACGCGCCCCTACCCCGGCATCTGCGAGCTCGTGGCGCACCTGCGCGAGAAGGGCGTGCGCGTGGCCGTGGTCTCCAACAAGACGCAGTACGCGGTGGACGAGCTCGTGGGCATCCACTTCCCCGGCGCATTCGACGCCGTGGTGGGCGTGCGGCCCGGCGTGGCCAAAAAGCCCGCGCGCGACATGGTGGACGTGGCGATCGCCGAGATGGGCGGCACGGCCGGCGAGGCAGCCGTCTACGTGGGGGACTCCGAGGTCGACGTGGCAACGGCCGCAGCCGCTGGTCTCCCCTGCCTGTCCGTGAGCTGGGGCTTCCGCACACCCGAGCAGCTGCGCGAGGCGGGGGCGTCTGCGATCTGCGCCACCGCCGCCGAGCTCGCGGTGACACTTGAGGACGGGGTCAAACTGTCACCGGTCTCGCCGTCGCGGTGA
- a CDS encoding phosphoenolpyruvate carboxylase has translation MTGKDTSSGRDKLRAEASLAAARTFADVQLPDSLRDNLELFLRLLREVLNEYSPELRSTFDELLSDLIAADERGVVSATGASEEDENFRHAYELMRGLTVEQQTMVTRALTTYFHLANLSEENFRVQTLHEREREVSLDSETDESNALAMAYRQLVEEAGEDRAKELLGRLEFHPVFTAHPTEARRKAVEGKIRRIARLLEQHPRLGGSDLAENERHMLQEIDALLRTSAIALKKPTPVEEADTIIDIFDHTLFDMVPQVYRRFDDWVLGDDAGRVAPVCPAFFHPGSWIGSDRDGNPNVTAKVSRAVAAKFFTHMVATLEDKCRRVGRNLTLDKDHTKASDELINMWNHQVEMSEKLTARAELISESEPHRAVMLVMADRLKATIVRNSDTMYHSCDEFLEDLRIVQRSLVAGGATRAAYGPVQTLIWQTETFGFHMVEMEFRQHSIVHSRALADIKKHGRNGERGPLDPMTREVLDTFRALGSIQKRYGVKMARRYIISFTKSAQNVADVYELNRLAFAHAEDVPTIDVIPLFEQLEDLENCVDVLDEMLKLPDVQARLAATNRKMEVMLGYSDSSKDAGPTTATLALHSAQERIAQWAKRNDIDLVLMHGRGGAVGRGGGPANRAVLAQPAGSVNCFFKLTEQGEVIFARYGNPVLAQRHLESVAGATLLQSAPSVEKTNTEMTHKYADMAAELYDASHDHFVALLNTPDFTPWFSTVTPLVEIGLLPIGSRPAKRGLGAKSLDDLRTIPWVFSWSQARINLAAWYGLGTACEKLGNLDLLRAAYKEWPLFTTFIDNIEMSIAKTDGRVARHYLALGDRDDLAKMVLDEMALTRKWTLAIVGDEWPLQHRRVLGQAIRVRNPYVDALSISQVRALTALREHEAELTAKERELYIKLILSAVAGVSAGLQNTG, from the coding sequence TTGACAGGAAAAGACACCAGCTCAGGACGAGACAAGCTACGCGCCGAGGCAAGCCTGGCCGCCGCGCGTACGTTTGCCGACGTGCAGCTGCCGGACAGTCTGCGAGACAACCTCGAGCTGTTCCTGCGCCTTCTGCGCGAGGTGCTCAACGAGTATTCGCCCGAGCTCCGCTCCACGTTCGACGAGCTTCTCTCGGACCTCATCGCCGCCGACGAGCGCGGCGTCGTGAGCGCCACGGGCGCCTCCGAGGAGGACGAGAACTTCCGCCACGCCTACGAGCTCATGCGTGGCCTCACCGTCGAGCAGCAGACGATGGTCACGCGCGCCCTCACCACCTACTTCCACCTGGCGAACCTCTCCGAGGAGAACTTCCGCGTCCAGACGCTCCACGAGCGCGAGCGCGAGGTCTCCCTCGACTCCGAGACCGACGAGAGCAACGCGCTTGCCATGGCCTACCGCCAGCTCGTGGAGGAGGCCGGCGAGGACCGCGCCAAGGAGCTTCTTGGGCGTCTCGAGTTCCACCCCGTCTTCACCGCGCACCCCACGGAGGCCCGCCGCAAGGCCGTCGAGGGCAAGATCCGCCGCATCGCGCGCCTTCTCGAGCAGCATCCGCGCCTGGGTGGCTCCGACCTCGCCGAGAACGAGCGCCACATGCTCCAGGAAATCGACGCGCTGCTGCGCACGAGCGCCATCGCCCTCAAGAAGCCCACGCCCGTCGAAGAGGCCGACACGATCATCGACATCTTCGATCACACGCTGTTCGACATGGTGCCCCAGGTCTACCGCCGCTTCGACGACTGGGTGCTCGGTGACGACGCGGGCCGCGTGGCCCCGGTGTGCCCGGCGTTCTTCCACCCCGGCTCCTGGATCGGCTCCGACCGCGACGGCAACCCCAACGTCACCGCCAAGGTGAGCCGTGCAGTAGCTGCCAAGTTCTTCACGCACATGGTGGCCACGCTCGAGGACAAGTGCCGCCGCGTGGGCCGCAACCTCACGCTCGACAAGGACCACACCAAGGCGTCCGACGAGCTCATCAACATGTGGAACCACCAGGTCGAGATGAGCGAGAAGCTCACGGCCCGCGCCGAGCTCATCAGCGAGTCCGAGCCGCACCGCGCCGTCATGCTCGTCATGGCAGACCGCCTGAAGGCCACGATCGTGCGCAACTCCGACACGATGTACCACTCCTGCGACGAGTTCCTCGAGGACCTGCGCATCGTCCAGCGCTCGCTCGTCGCCGGCGGCGCCACCCGCGCGGCCTACGGCCCCGTGCAGACGCTCATCTGGCAGACGGAGACATTTGGCTTCCACATGGTGGAGATGGAGTTCCGCCAGCACTCCATCGTGCACAGCCGCGCCCTGGCAGACATCAAGAAGCACGGCCGCAACGGCGAGCGCGGTCCTCTCGACCCCATGACGCGCGAGGTGCTCGACACGTTCCGCGCGCTCGGCTCCATCCAGAAGCGCTACGGCGTCAAGATGGCGCGCCGCTACATCATCTCGTTCACGAAGAGCGCTCAGAACGTCGCCGACGTCTACGAGCTCAACCGCCTGGCCTTCGCCCACGCCGAGGACGTGCCCACCATCGACGTCATCCCGCTGTTCGAGCAGCTCGAGGACCTCGAGAACTGCGTGGACGTGCTCGACGAGATGCTCAAGCTGCCCGACGTGCAGGCGCGCCTTGCGGCCACGAACCGCAAGATGGAGGTCATGCTCGGCTACTCCGACTCCTCCAAGGACGCCGGCCCCACCACGGCCACGCTCGCGCTGCACTCCGCGCAGGAGCGCATCGCCCAGTGGGCCAAGCGCAACGACATCGACCTCGTGCTCATGCATGGCCGCGGCGGCGCCGTGGGCCGTGGCGGCGGCCCGGCCAACCGTGCCGTTCTCGCCCAGCCGGCGGGCTCGGTCAACTGCTTCTTCAAGCTCACCGAGCAGGGCGAGGTCATCTTCGCCCGCTACGGCAACCCCGTGCTTGCCCAGCGCCACCTCGAGAGCGTCGCCGGCGCCACGCTTCTGCAGAGCGCGCCGTCCGTCGAGAAGACGAACACCGAGATGACGCACAAGTACGCGGACATGGCCGCCGAGCTCTATGACGCGAGCCACGACCACTTCGTGGCGCTGCTGAACACGCCCGACTTCACGCCGTGGTTCTCCACGGTGACGCCGCTCGTGGAGATTGGCCTTCTGCCGATCGGCTCGCGCCCGGCCAAGCGCGGCCTGGGCGCCAAGTCGCTTGACGACCTACGCACGATTCCCTGGGTGTTCAGCTGGAGCCAGGCGCGCATCAACCTCGCCGCGTGGTACGGCCTGGGCACGGCGTGCGAGAAGCTCGGAAACCTTGATCTGCTGCGCGCCGCCTACAAGGAGTGGCCGCTGTTCACGACGTTCATCGACAACATCGAGATGTCCATCGCCAAGACCGACGGCCGCGTCGCCCGCCACTACCTGGCGCTGGGCGACCGCGACGACCTCGCCAAGATGGTGCTCGACGAGATGGCACTCACGCGCAAGTGGACGCTCGCCATCGTGGGCGACGAGTGGCCGCTGCAGCACCGCCGCGTGCTGGGCCAGGCCATCCGCGTGCGCAACCCCTACGTGGACGCCCTGTCCATCTCGCAGGTGCGCGCCCTCACAGCGCTGCGTGAGCACGAGGCCGAGCTCACGGCCAAGGAGCGCGAGCTCTACATCAAGCTCATCCTCTCGGCCGTCGCCGGCGTCTCCGCAGGACTCCAGAACACCGGGTGA
- a CDS encoding O-acetylhomoserine aminocarboxypropyltransferase/cysteine synthase family protein — protein sequence MSIDTTCVQGGYRPGNGEPRQVPIIQSTTFKYDTSEQMGRLFDLEETGYFYTRLQNPTNDTVAAKIAELEGGTAGMLTSSGQAANFFALFNICEAGSHIVASSAIYGGTYNLIAHTMAKMGIESTFVSPTCTDEELEAAFRPNTRAVFGETIANPALAVLDIERFAAAAHAHNVPLIVDNTFPTPVNCRPIEWGADIVTHSTTKYMDGHGAGVGGAIVDSGKFDWMAHADLFPGLTTPDDSYHGVVYAEKFGLEGAFITKATSQLMRDFGSIQSPQNAFILNLGLESLHVRMPQHCKNGQAVAEFLQGSDKVASVRYPSLPGDPYHELAEKYLPNGSCGVVSFELAGGREAAERFMAALKIAAIETHVADARTCCLHPASSTHRQMTDDELVAAGISPAMVRMSCGLEGTDDLVADIAQALERA from the coding sequence ATGTCCATCGACACCACCTGCGTCCAAGGCGGGTATCGCCCCGGCAACGGCGAGCCGCGCCAGGTCCCCATCATCCAAAGCACCACGTTCAAGTACGACACGTCCGAGCAGATGGGCCGCCTGTTCGACCTCGAGGAGACGGGCTACTTCTACACGCGCCTGCAGAACCCCACGAACGACACCGTGGCCGCCAAGATCGCCGAGCTCGAGGGCGGCACGGCCGGCATGCTCACGAGCTCCGGCCAGGCCGCAAACTTCTTTGCCCTGTTCAACATCTGCGAGGCGGGCAGCCACATCGTGGCGAGCTCGGCCATCTACGGAGGCACGTACAACCTCATCGCCCACACCATGGCCAAGATGGGCATCGAGAGCACGTTCGTCTCGCCCACCTGTACCGACGAGGAGCTCGAGGCGGCCTTCCGCCCCAACACGCGCGCCGTCTTTGGCGAGACGATCGCCAACCCCGCCCTGGCCGTTCTCGACATCGAGCGCTTCGCCGCGGCGGCCCACGCGCACAACGTGCCGCTCATCGTGGACAACACGTTCCCCACGCCGGTGAACTGCCGCCCCATCGAGTGGGGCGCCGACATCGTGACCCACTCCACCACCAAGTACATGGACGGCCATGGCGCGGGCGTGGGCGGCGCCATCGTGGACTCGGGCAAGTTCGACTGGATGGCCCACGCCGACCTCTTCCCCGGCCTCACCACGCCCGATGACTCCTACCACGGCGTGGTCTATGCCGAGAAGTTCGGCCTCGAGGGTGCGTTCATCACGAAGGCAACGTCGCAGCTCATGCGCGACTTTGGCTCCATCCAGAGCCCGCAGAACGCCTTCATCCTGAACCTGGGCCTCGAGAGCCTGCACGTGCGCATGCCACAGCACTGCAAGAACGGCCAGGCCGTGGCCGAGTTTTTGCAGGGAAGCGACAAGGTGGCGAGCGTGCGCTACCCGAGCCTGCCCGGTGACCCCTATCACGAGCTGGCCGAGAAGTACCTGCCGAACGGCTCGTGCGGCGTCGTGTCGTTCGAGCTCGCCGGCGGGCGCGAGGCGGCCGAGCGCTTCATGGCCGCGCTCAAGATCGCCGCGATCGAGACCCACGTGGCCGACGCGCGCACGTGCTGCCTGCACCCGGCGAGCTCCACGCACCGCCAGATGACCGACGACGAGCTCGTGGCCGCCGGCATCTCCCCCGCCATGGTCCGCATGAGCTGCGGCCTCGAGGGCACCGACGACCTCGTCGCCGACATCGCCCAGGCACTCGAGCGGGCGTAG
- a CDS encoding 4Fe-4S dicluster domain-containing protein yields the protein MSGTMRGVYTNLTEIRRRVFAEVARIAYASANEKGEASVDDTAAQLQQLPYEIVPGDVATYRESVFLERAIVQERIRLAMGLPLQDLDRPETVSDGIKKAAVPETYYEPPLVNVIKFACNACEDNVYRVMPNACQGCLAHPCREICPKGAISFKDKKAFIDHDKCIKCGRCTNVCPYHAIHHHVRPCADACGMHAIGSDEHGRAEIDYEKCVSCGQCLVNCPFGAIADKSQIFQTIMAINAGDEVIAEVAPAFVGQFGGKGNVDKLREAFKELGFAGMEEVALGADLCTVEEAEDFLEEVPEKIPFMGTSCCPAWSVMAKKEFPEHAGCISMALTPMTLTARLIRRQHPNAKIVFVGPCSAKKLEAMRKSVKSEVDFVLTFEEMAGMMQAKDIDYTKLAGEGGDFDVASADGRGFAVAGGVANAVVNAIHRRYPDREVNVANAEGLDECRKMMRMAVKGKYDGYLLEGMACPGGCVAGAGTLQAVAKSAGAVKMYSKKSSRKNATENAYRMLITELERDEDGKHEQDQVAETDAAQMPKQ from the coding sequence ATGTCTGGAACCATGCGTGGCGTGTACACGAACCTGACCGAGATCAGGCGTCGCGTCTTCGCCGAGGTCGCGAGGATCGCGTACGCCTCGGCCAACGAGAAGGGCGAGGCGTCCGTCGACGACACGGCCGCCCAGCTCCAGCAGCTTCCGTACGAGATCGTGCCCGGCGACGTGGCGACCTACCGCGAGTCGGTGTTTCTCGAGCGCGCCATCGTCCAGGAGCGCATCCGCCTGGCGATGGGCCTGCCGCTGCAGGACCTCGACCGCCCGGAGACGGTCTCCGACGGCATCAAGAAGGCCGCCGTGCCGGAGACCTACTACGAGCCGCCGCTGGTCAACGTCATCAAGTTTGCCTGCAACGCCTGCGAGGACAACGTCTACCGCGTGATGCCCAACGCCTGCCAGGGCTGCCTGGCGCACCCCTGCCGAGAGATCTGCCCCAAGGGCGCCATCTCGTTCAAGGACAAGAAGGCGTTCATCGACCACGACAAGTGCATCAAGTGCGGCCGCTGCACCAACGTGTGCCCCTACCACGCCATTCACCACCACGTGCGCCCCTGCGCCGACGCGTGCGGCATGCACGCGATTGGCTCTGACGAGCACGGCCGCGCAGAGATCGACTACGAGAAGTGCGTGAGCTGCGGCCAGTGCCTCGTGAACTGCCCGTTTGGCGCCATCGCCGACAAGAGCCAGATCTTCCAGACGATCATGGCCATCAACGCCGGCGACGAGGTCATCGCCGAGGTGGCGCCCGCCTTCGTGGGCCAGTTCGGTGGCAAGGGCAACGTCGACAAGCTGCGCGAGGCGTTCAAGGAGCTGGGATTCGCCGGCATGGAGGAGGTGGCCCTGGGCGCCGACCTGTGCACGGTGGAGGAGGCCGAGGACTTCCTCGAGGAGGTGCCCGAGAAGATCCCGTTCATGGGCACGAGCTGCTGCCCGGCATGGTCGGTCATGGCCAAGAAGGAGTTCCCGGAGCACGCGGGCTGCATCTCCATGGCGCTCACGCCCATGACGCTCACGGCCAGGCTCATCCGCCGGCAGCATCCCAACGCCAAGATCGTGTTCGTGGGGCCGTGCTCGGCCAAGAAGCTCGAGGCCATGCGCAAGAGCGTCAAGAGCGAGGTCGACTTCGTGCTCACGTTCGAGGAGATGGCCGGCATGATGCAGGCCAAGGACATCGACTACACCAAGCTTGCCGGCGAGGGCGGCGACTTTGACGTGGCGAGCGCCGACGGCCGAGGCTTTGCCGTGGCCGGTGGCGTGGCCAACGCCGTGGTGAACGCGATCCACCGCCGCTACCCGGACCGCGAGGTCAACGTGGCCAATGCCGAGGGCCTCGACGAGTGCCGCAAGATGATGCGCATGGCCGTGAAGGGCAAGTACGACGGCTACCTGCTCGAGGGCATGGCGTGCCCGGGCGGCTGCGTGGCCGGCGCCGGTACGCTGCAGGCCGTGGCCAAGTCCGCGGGTGCGGTGAAGATGTACTCCAAGAAGAGCTCGCGCAAGAACGCCACCGAGAACGCCTACCGCATGCTCATCACCGAGCTTGAGCGCGACGAGGACGGCAAGCACGAGCAGGACCAGGTCGCCGAGACCGACGCCGCCCAGATGCCCAAGCAGTAG